Proteins from a genomic interval of Fibrobacter sp.:
- a CDS encoding peptidylprolyl isomerase has protein sequence MFNQLDKPQAGETIAIMKTNHGTMKLRLFEERVGECATNFIELAKQGKYDGAPFHRIIKDFMIQGGDFTRRNGTGGHSAKGPGTTIGDKYDPCLTHMRGALSWAKTAMPNSIGSQFFIVHGDNVHFLDHDQVGPGPADGYSVFGQLYEGFEVLDEIAGVKTDRMDRPFDDVIIESVTIEKV, from the coding sequence ATGTTCAACCAGCTCGACAAACCGCAGGCCGGCGAAACCATCGCCATCATGAAAACCAACCACGGCACCATGAAGCTCCGCCTGTTCGAAGAACGCGTCGGCGAATGCGCCACGAACTTCATCGAACTCGCCAAGCAGGGCAAGTACGACGGAGCCCCGTTCCACCGCATCATCAAGGACTTCATGATCCAGGGTGGCGACTTCACCCGCAGGAACGGTACCGGTGGCCACTCCGCCAAGGGCCCGGGCACCACGATCGGCGACAAGTACGACCCGTGCCTCACCCACATGCGCGGCGCACTCAGCTGGGCAAAGACCGCCATGCCGAACTCCATCGGCAGCCAGTTCTTCATCGTCCACGGCGACAACGTGCACTTCCTCGACCACGACCAGGTGGGCCCCGGCCCGGCTGACGGCTACTCCGTGTTCGGCCAGCTCTACGAAGGCTTCGAAGTGCTCGACGAAATCGCAGGCGTCAAGACCGACCGCATGGACCGCCCCTTCGATGACGTGATTATCGAATCCGTGACCATCGAGAAGGTGTAA